The window GATGGCTGATTTAATGCTGTGTAGCTTCATTCGTGGTGATTGGTCAAGCGATCTTGGCACCGTGTGAGCAGTTGAGCATTCCGAGTATACTGAAAGAAAGTCTTTGGCATCGTTTGAGGAAACCGTGAGCTCTGCTTGCTCCCAATATGAAGGCAGTTGTGTCGCAGGCATGGCCATGTTAATTATAGTTCAATTCGAAGGGTAGGTCTTGTAGTTGAAGCTTTGAATGATATTTTATAGTATATCGGCCCTTTTCGAGAAGCAGAGCGTAGGCACTCATTTATACTTAATGCAGGGGCTGTGTGGGAAACCTCCGGACTCATGAGGCCGTGTATGTTCGGTGTATCGGACTAGATACAGTCGGAGCTCGGAGTGGGGGCGAAACTTTCCCGCATCTAGGCCGGGAGACGCTTGACGCGCGTTACAATGCGTGTCGCTTCCTACGAGCTAAACAACTGGCTGAAAGTATACGTGCCACAAAAGAcaataatattaatagctggggaaataaataaaataaactaacTAAACAGGAAAGAAATTGATCAAGTCCTGCGAAtacaaagagagaaaatcagaactgtctctctttcttaGTATATAACCTCAGTCCCGTTCGGGAGCACATATCCCACCATAATGAAGTCCCGTACAATAGCTGTCCCGTTAGCTAGTAGCGCTGCTTGAGGTGGCGTGCAAGTTTCCAGAACATCCCACGTATAGCACAGCGGTTTTGGCGGTTGCGGCACTGTATTTTTaatgcagaagctgctgctaggcCCTGCGGTAGAGTAGTTGGCCTCGGTGAGAATCTGTCCTGTCGCGATGTCAGCGCCAGCCATAGCGCGTGAGAAGATACGGTAGGCCGTCTCAGGCTGGTAGTACGGGActagaaggaagagaataCATTAGCCAGTGCAATATACTTGGTGCGGAGgggacaaagaaaagagaggtCGAAGCATACCCTGGTGCCCTGCATCAAAGACTCGCGAAAACGACAGATTGCCGTGCTGGCGCACCACGCCGCCAATGTAGCTGTCAttggtgctgatgctggcatACCCTGCGGCGCGGAAACCcgcagatgacgatgattgGATAGCCAAGCTAATTTGTTCACCGCCGAGCCCTGAGAGAAAGCGGATTCTGTTAGCAGAATGCTTCTTCACAATCAATGATGTTGAATAGAAATAGACTGACAGTTGCACTGATAGTCCCTATCACCATAGACAAGCGCGACCCTAACACCGCTATTGAGCAGATCTCCAAGGAGCTCGAGATTATGCCCCCGGATGAAGTCGCCTGTCTCTACAAATGCCTGGGCCACAGCAGTCGAAAGGCCTGTGAAATTAAGCGGCACGCCCAGCGCGAGCTGCACCTGGCGCGAGTTTAGATAACCTGCGGCGAACTTTGGCGGGAATGAGTCTGGCGTCAACTGAGTGAAGTCAAACAAGTCATGCTACCACCTGTTAGCAATTTGCGTTCGCTAGAGTGGGtgagtttatatatatatattcttacCCCTTTGGAGTTAAAGGGCTGCAGCGTTGGTCCAAAACAGAACTTATATGCAGCCTCACAAGCTTGGTTAACTCTCTTATCATTTCCCCAACCCTCTGGGTCCAGCTCCTCAGCCAGCTCTCGGCAACTGTCAGTCAGATTGAGACACTGAGGCACAGCGGCTAGAGCGGCCTGGTATTCGGTATTGTTGATAAGCTGTAGCCCATAGGTATTATCATATGCAAAGACCGGGTATAGAGGCGTCTGAATGCTGTTATCTATACAAGCGTTGACCAAACCGACGACATCGATGTGCAATGGGACAGCGGCTGCCGTTTTGACATTCTTGGTAGCAATAAGCTCATTCTGAGAGGCAATATAGCCAGCCAAGGTGGGAACGTAGTGGCCACCATACGACTCTCCCCAGAGGCTCAGACGGTTGTGCTTTGGCTTATATTCAGGAAACCTGTCACGCTGTGTCAGACGGTTATTACTGGTAACAGTTGGGAAATGGGATTCTCACTCTTGTATCCACGTCTGCAGAAAATACCAGCTCGCTCGTGCAGCAATGAAAGTTGTATTGGCTGTAGAGGCAACGTTCTGGGACGCAAATGTCCCTGGAACGGCGGTTAGTGTGTCTTGAGAGAAATctgcgagagagagattcTTTGCAGTAACCGTGAAAGGCGACTGCGGCTCATTAATAGTACCGTTGACAAGCGAGTCATACGAGAAGCCAACCTGGACCGGTTGATCTAGATATAGCATATTGGCGTCATTATTCCACGACCACGGGTTCAGCATTGTCCTCTTCGAGTCAGAAAGGACAGAACATGGACCATTTTCACCTAATGCTGCTGCGACTGACGGTGAACCTGGTCCACCCTGCAGCCAAAGGGAGAGGGGCGCATTCTCAGGGTGATTACTTCGCGCCTCAAAGAACCAGAAAAAGGAGTGGATAGGATAATTTTGACCC is drawn from Trichoderma atroviride chromosome 7, complete sequence and contains these coding sequences:
- a CDS encoding uncharacterized protein (EggNog:ENOG41~MEROPS:MER0016549~SECRETED:SignalP(1-20)) yields the protein MYLDTAFGLGLFLLSPLASAVLLPPTPEGLITIPSRSFPGISISYKQTQICETTPDVKAFSGYINLPPNLIPGQNYPIHSFFWFFEARSNHPENAPLSLWLQGGPGSPSVAAALGENGPCSVLSDSKRTMLNPWSWNNDANMLYLDQPVQVGFSYDSLVNGTINEPQSPFTVTAKNLSLADFSQDTLTAVPGTFASQNVASTANTTFIAARASWYFLQTWIQEFPEYKPKHNRLSLWGESYGGHYVPTLAGYIASQNELIATKNVKTAAAVPLHIDVVGLVNACIDNSIQTPLYPVFAYDNTYGLQLINNTEYQAALAAVPQCLNLTDSCRELAEELDPEGWGNDKRVNQACEAAYKFCFGPTLQPFNSKGHDLFDFTQLTPDSFPPKFAAGYLNSRQVQLALGVPLNFTGLSTAVAQAFVETGDFIRGHNLELLGDLLNSGVRVALVYGDRDYQCNWLGGEQISLAIQSSSSAGFRAAGYASISTNDSYIGGVVRQHGNLSFSRVFDAGHQVPYYQPETAYRIFSRAMAGADIATGQILTEANYSTAGPSSSFCIKNTVPQPPKPLCYTWDVLETCTPPQAALLANGTAIVRDFIMVGYVLPNGTEVIY